A region of Micromonospora sp. WMMD882 DNA encodes the following proteins:
- a CDS encoding cold-shock protein, whose protein sequence is MAQGTVKWFNADKGFGFITVDGGGADVFVHFSAIQSSGYRTLEENQRVEFEIAQGQKGPQAEQVRPI, encoded by the coding sequence ATGGCGCAGGGAACCGTGAAGTGGTTCAACGCAGACAAGGGCTTCGGCTTCATCACCGTCGACGGCGGGGGTGCTGACGTGTTCGTCCACTTCTCGGCGATCCAGTCCAGCGGCTACCGCACGCTGGAGGAGAACCAGCGGGTGGAGTTCGAGATCGCTCAGGGCCAGAAGGGCCCGCAGGCGGAGCAGGTCCGACCCATCTGA
- a CDS encoding DUF4235 domain-containing protein yields the protein MSRGINKAAYKPVGVLLGLAAGAVAGAVFRQVWKMTAGDGEAPNATDEDRGWGEVLAAAALQGAIFSLVRAAVDRGGAVGVRRLTGHWPD from the coding sequence GTGAGCAGGGGTATCAACAAGGCCGCGTACAAGCCCGTCGGGGTGCTGCTCGGGTTGGCCGCCGGCGCGGTCGCCGGGGCGGTGTTCCGGCAGGTCTGGAAGATGACCGCGGGGGACGGGGAAGCGCCGAACGCGACGGACGAGGACCGTGGCTGGGGCGAGGTGCTGGCCGCGGCGGCCCTGCAGGGCGCGATCTTCTCGCTGGTCCGGGCGGCGGTCGACCGGGGCGGCGCGGTGGGGGTGCGTCGGCTGACCGGCCACTGGCCGGACTGA
- a CDS encoding DUF3618 domain-containing protein — protein sequence MTSNGTGDAEALREEIRRTRMELGETMEALAAKADVKARLRDSAEQARERVREQAGQARERVREQTAQTVARVRGQAVYQAGAARVHANETRAAVRRDPVPWAVVAAGALATVVVLLIVRGRRR from the coding sequence ATGACGAGCAACGGGACCGGTGACGCGGAGGCCCTCCGGGAGGAGATCCGCCGTACCCGGATGGAGTTGGGCGAGACGATGGAGGCGTTGGCCGCCAAGGCCGACGTGAAGGCCCGGTTGCGGGACTCCGCCGAGCAGGCCCGGGAGCGGGTCCGCGAGCAGGCCGGGCAGGCCCGGGAGCGGGTCCGGGAGCAGACCGCGCAGACCGTGGCGCGGGTCCGGGGCCAGGCGGTGTACCAGGCCGGGGCGGCGCGGGTGCACGCGAACGAGACCCGGGCGGCGGTCCGGCGGGATCCGGTGCCGTGGGCGGTGGTCGCGGCCGGCGCGCTGGCGACCGTGGTGGTGTTGCTGATCGTCCGGGGGAGGCGCAGGTGA
- a CDS encoding phage holin family protein — MADVANPSPSTSRARNEPSTAELVQRATEQVSRLVRDELALARAELTEKGKHAGIGVGLFGGGGVLALYGLGALLTAVVLLLALVMPAWLAALIVAVALFAVAGVLALVGKKQVSQAVPPMPEAAVRSVRADVDTVTAAVRDRGRA; from the coding sequence CCCAGTCCCAGTACGTCCCGGGCCCGCAACGAGCCGTCCACCGCCGAGCTGGTGCAGCGCGCGACCGAGCAGGTGTCCCGCCTCGTCCGGGACGAGCTGGCGCTGGCCCGTGCGGAGCTGACCGAGAAGGGCAAGCACGCCGGCATCGGGGTCGGTCTCTTCGGTGGTGGTGGGGTGCTCGCCCTCTACGGGCTCGGCGCGCTGCTGACCGCCGTGGTGCTGCTGCTGGCGCTGGTGATGCCGGCGTGGCTGGCCGCCCTGATCGTGGCCGTGGCGCTCTTCGCGGTCGCCGGGGTCCTCGCGCTGGTCGGCAAGAAGCAGGTCAGCCAGGCGGTCCCACCGATGCCCGAGGCGGCCGTGCGCAGCGTCCGGGCGGACGTCGACACCGTGACCGCCGCGGTCAGGGACAGGGGGCGGGCATGA